One Homo sapiens chromosome 13, GRCh38.p14 Primary Assembly genomic window carries:
- the GPR12 gene encoding G-protein coupled receptor 12 — MNEDLKVNLSGLPRDYLDAAAAENISAAVSSRVPAVEPEPELVVNPWDIVLCTSGTLISCENAIVVLIIFHNPSLRAPMFLLIGSLALADLLAGIGLITNFVFAYLLQSEATKLVTIGLIVASFSASVCSLLAITVDRYLSLYYALTYHSERTVTFTYVMLVMLWGTSICLGLLPVMGWNCLRDESTCSVVRPLTKNNAAILSVSFLFMFALMLQLYIQICKIVMRHAHQIALQHHFLATSHYVTTRKGVSTLAIILGTFAACWMPFTLYSLIADYTYPSIYTYATLLPATYNSIINPVIYAFRNQEIQKALCLICCGCIPSSLAQRARSPSDV; from the coding sequence ATGAATGAAGACCTGAAGGTCAATTTAAGCGGGCTGCCTCGGGATTATTTAGATGCCGCTGCTGCGGAGAACATCTCGGCTGCTGTCTCCTCCCGGGTTCCTGCCGTAGAGCCAGAGCCTGAGCTCGTAGTCAACCCCTGGGACATTGTCTTGTGTACCTCGGGAACCCTCATCTCCTGTGAAAATGCCATTGTGGTCCTTATCATCTTCCACAACCCCAGCCTGCGAGCACCCATGTTCCTGCTAATAGGCAGCCTGGCTCTTGCAGACCTGCTGGCCGGCATTGGACTCATCACCAATTTTGTTTTTGCCTACCTGCTTCAGTCAGAAGCCACCAAGCTGGTCACGATCGGCCTCATTGTcgcctctttctctgcctctgtctgcAGCTTGCTGGCTATCACTGTTGACCGCTACCTCTCACTGTACTACGCTCTGACGTACCATTCGGAGAGGACGGTCACGTTTACCTATGTCATGCTCGTCATGCTCTGGGGGACCTCCATCTGCCTGGGGCTGCTGCCCGTCATGGGCTGGAACTGCCTCCGAGACGAGTCCACCTGCAGCGTGGTCAGACCGCTCACCAAGAACAACGCGGCCATCCTCTCGGTGTCCTTCCTCTTCATGTTTGCGCTCATGCTTCAGCTCTACATCCAGATCTGTAAGATTGTGATGAGGCACGCCCATCAGATAGCCCTGCAGCACCACTTCCTGGCCACGTCGCACTATGTGACCACCCGGAAAGGGGTCTCCACCCTGGCTATCATCCTGGGGACGTTTGCTGCTTGCTGGATGCCTTTCACCCTCTATTCCTTGATAGCGGATTACACCTACCCCTCCATCTATACCTACGCCACCCTCCTGCCCGCCACCTACAATTCCATCATCAACCCTGTCATATATGCTTTCAGAAACCAAGAGATCCAGAAAGCGCTCTGTCTCATTTGCTGCGGCTGCATCCCGTCCAGTCTCGCCCAGAGAGCGCGCTCGCCCAGTGATGTGTAG
- the GPR12 gene encoding G-protein coupled receptor 12 isoform X1 yields MLVMLWGTSICLGLLPVMGWNCLRDESTCSVVRPLTKNNAAILSVSFLFMFALMLQLYIQICKIVMRHAHQIALQHHFLATSHYVTTRKGVSTLAIILGTFAACWMPFTLYSLIADYTYPSIYTYATLLPATYNSIINPVIYAFRNQEIQKALCLICCGCIPSSLAQRARSPSDV; encoded by the coding sequence ATGCTCGTCATGCTCTGGGGGACCTCCATCTGCCTGGGGCTGCTGCCCGTCATGGGCTGGAACTGCCTCCGAGACGAGTCCACCTGCAGCGTGGTCAGACCGCTCACCAAGAACAACGCGGCCATCCTCTCGGTGTCCTTCCTCTTCATGTTTGCGCTCATGCTTCAGCTCTACATCCAGATCTGTAAGATTGTGATGAGGCACGCCCATCAGATAGCCCTGCAGCACCACTTCCTGGCCACGTCGCACTATGTGACCACCCGGAAAGGGGTCTCCACCCTGGCTATCATCCTGGGGACGTTTGCTGCTTGCTGGATGCCTTTCACCCTCTATTCCTTGATAGCGGATTACACCTACCCCTCCATCTATACCTACGCCACCCTCCTGCCCGCCACCTACAATTCCATCATCAACCCTGTCATATATGCTTTCAGAAACCAAGAGATCCAGAAAGCGCTCTGTCTCATTTGCTGCGGCTGCATCCCGTCCAGTCTCGCCCAGAGAGCGCGCTCGCCCAGTGATGTGTAG